In one Rhopalosiphum padi isolate XX-2018 chromosome 3, ASM2088224v1, whole genome shotgun sequence genomic region, the following are encoded:
- the LOC132927686 gene encoding uncharacterized protein LOC132927686: MGICLDTDKIPDDEHFKNGSKDRQNWEADDIDNSNRNDTGMFAYTNGHVKFDTPKVPVIFVLGGPGSGKVTHCDNLMIEKRGIVHINMTDLLQQYTVGNDMEDFSKLSSKTVTEVLMLELKMSPAAKTFLVSGFPRNMRDVVEYTNKIKIVNGVILISWNQNVLERQIDYGAKLGHVVLSLARMELNNFYKNVTPVSDFYDQRGMLISVNGERSPTEVYNDFRSSVLQILSAYKSPAPVVVANGTVPADNPGTEQPEVDAAERPNSHLSVNLVPEPRATDRVSEPRVADHVSETETFPRVIFVVGGPGSNKSSLCQKVLRANAGWGHVSVGPLMRSLASSQEPLQETISSGYILEESIVHEILDKELLKYNNAEGIVIDGYPRNIGQLNYFEKKYAQRPKLILLDCSKLQLGRGRLDDSVSAFRRRLQSFREQTLPMLKALDKDNRLAVVDGNTDDKRVQETFISTLVETMKGENFPVYHRDDDDDTDPRRDTEKRTTSTAAVAGHAVTGPAVPRQNGHLPNDTNEEHDNRGQTMRYDVRNMYAQIGSYANDPSLYNP, encoded by the exons acAAAATTCCCGATGACGagcattttaaaaatggttCCAAAGATAGACAAAATTGGGAAGCAGATGACATTGACAATTCAAACAGAAATGATACTGGAATGTTCGCGTACACAAACGGTCACGTCAAATTTGACACGCCGAAAGTTCCAGTAATTTTCGTACTCG GTGGACCTGGAAGTGGCAAGGTCACGCACTGTGACAACTTGATGATAGAAAAGCGCGGTATTGTCCACATTAACATGACCGACTTACTACAACAGTACACAGTTGGAAACG ATATGGAAGACTTCAGCAAACTTTCCAGTAAAACTGTTACTGAAGTATTGATGTTGGAGTTGAAAATGTCTCCTGCAGCCAAAACGTTTTTGGTATCGGGATTTCCAAGAAATATGCGCGATGTAGTTGAATACACAAATAAG ATCAAAATCGTAAACGGCGTTATTCTAATATCGTGGAATCAAAATGTGTTGGAACGACAAATCGATTACGGTGCAAAATTAGGGCATGTCGTTTTAAGTCTGGCCAGAATGGAGTTGAACAACTTCTACAAAAATGTCACTCCGGTGTCGGACTTTTACGACCAGAGGGGAATGCTCATTTCG GTGAACGGCGAGCGGAGTCCGACGGAAGTGTATAACGACTTCCGGTCTTCGGTACTGCAAATATTGAGCGCCTACAAAAGCCCTGCGCCAGTTGTAGTGGCTAACGGTACCGTGCCTGCAGACAATCCGGGTACCGAACAACCGGAAGTCGACGCCGCCGAGCGTCCAAACAGCCACCTCTCTGTCAATCTCGTGCCGGAACCACGGGCCACAGACCGCGTCTCGGAACCACGGGTCGCGGACCACGTTTCGGAAACGGAAACGTTTCCGCGAGTCATTTTCGTAGTAG GTGGCCCCGGCAGCAACAAGAGTTCACTGTGCCAAAAAGTGCTTAGGGCCAACGCCGGTTGGGGGCATGTCAGCGTTGGACCTTTAATGAGATCTCTGGCGTCGTCTCAAGAGCCGCTGCAAGAAACGATAAGCAGTGGATACATCCTCGAAGAG TCGATAGTTCACGAAATATTAGATAAAGAGTTACTCAAGTATAATAATGCAGAGGGTATAGTGATCGATGGTTATCCAAGAAATATTGGACAGCTcaactattttgaaaaaaag tatgCTCAACGGCCGAAGTTGATACTATTGGATTGCTCAAAGTTGCAGTTAGGTCGCGGAAGGTTAGACGACAGCGTGTCGGCGTTTCGCCGGCGTCTGCAGAGTTTCCGCGAACAAACTCTACCGATGCTCAAGGCACTGGATAAAGACAACCGCTTAGCCGTA GTGGACGGTAACACCGACGACAAGCGCGTGCAAGAGACGTTCATCAGCACTCTGGTGGAGACGATGAAGGGAGAGAATTTTCCGGTTTACCAtcgggacgacgacgacgacaccgATCCGCGCCGGGACACGGAAAAGCGAACCACgtcgacggcggcggtggcggggCACGCGGTCACGGGGCCGGCGGTGCCGCGTCAAAACGGTCATCTACCGAACGACACCAACGAAGAGCACGACAATCGCGGACAGACTATGCGTTACGACGTGCGGAACATGTACGCTCAAATAGGATCATATGCCAACGATCCGTCGCTGTACAACCCATAA